From Drosophila santomea strain STO CAGO 1482 chromosome 2R, Prin_Dsan_1.1, whole genome shotgun sequence:
TGGCGGTATTCTGCTGGATTAATGACCGGATCTTCTGCGAGGCCTGGTCATCGATCAATTTTCCATACCTGCACGGCTTTTGGCACATATTCATTTTCATAGCAGCCTACACGGTGCTGGTGCTGTTCGCCTATTTCTACGTGGAATCGGAGCTGCCCCAGCGACAGCCGCTGCTAAAGTACTGGCCGAAGAACGAGTTTGAGTTCGGGATACCCTTCATTTCGATACGGAATCCAGGTAAGGCTCTCCGAAACACCATCTGAGGACGATTCTGGAGTGGAGAGGTGGCAGAGAAATGACCAAAGACCAAGCGATAATATCGTACATGCTTTAAAACCATAAACAATTATTGTAAAATTACGGCAACGTAATTGTAGCGCACACTTTTTATATAGTTGAAACCGTTTATTAGCCATAGATATATTTATTAAGCAAACGAATCAGATTCGCGGTTGTATCCAAAGAGATAAGTCTGTTAACGCCTTAATATTCGGTGCATATGAACACTTGGGCCTAAGTCAATATTAGTAGCGCCCTGCTTAGTCCATAAATGGGCGATTGTTCCGTGGAACTAGAAAGACATATCTAAAGCATATTTATTGTTCCGTCTACCCGTTAAATGAGTTTAATCAAAGTCTTCTAACCCGTTCTATGAGTATGAGTTACCATCGGACTGTGATATGTTATGAACTAATTCACCCCATGACTTCCAGAACAAATGATCCTACGCTTTTACCAAAAAGACAAACAATTTTAATAGGTTGTCAGTACCTGActttgtaaattgttttgtgGCTATCTAGTTTACGCAAACTAACAAACTAACACCTTTTCTCATCCTGGATTGGAAATCTACTAGCTCCTACTTACTACTGGTAGTAACCACAACTAAAACACTAATCAAAGTAGATCGTTGTTCAAAGTATTATGCCATTCAAATGATCCAAACCGCTACCTTGCTGATCCCACAGATTCAAAAGATTGGCTCGTCTACTGCAGCTTGTACATGCAGGACTATGACTACAAGCACGGAAAGAACTAAGGCATGAATTCGGTTGGATAGCCTTCTCCAAACAGAAACATACACAGCGTGATATAAGTTAGAGTTGCAGAAGGAGGAAtaactaaattatttattaattacaaaGCTCGCCTGCTCAGCGCAGAAACCAAATTATGTATAGCTGCCATATAGAGCGTTAGCTTAGGAAGTATGATTTACGTAGGCTAAACAAATGTCGACAAATGTACTGCGTTAGAAATGCAAGCTATCTTGTTTAATCGCAATAAAGAATAGTATTTCAGttgcatttgttttattcAATGTTATGTTgcataaacatattttactGCTACATACTGTGTAATTCGTATAACTTTTCTTTTCCTTACATGGTAAGTGTCCTTTCCTACACGTGTGCTTAAGAGGTTGGGTGAGTGTTCGCTGAGCATTGGTCCAATAAAATTCGTTAGGCGATGTCACAATATTCGAATGTAAATTGCTATTCAATCCGAATCCGACGATATATTGGTGCAGGAATCGTGAGCGATGCGTTTGTTAATGGGGTTGTAGATCCCGTTGAGCGGATACGGGCCGCGGTAGCTGATAATGTTCTTTGGAGTCTCATGGATCTTCACCTCGTACAGCAATTCCGGCTTCTTCAGCTGCAGACGGATGTTGTCCCAGATGTAGACGGCCAAGTTCTCTGTGGTACTGGGCTAGGGCAACAAAGAATAGGTTTATTAGAAAGGTAAGCTGTGTTTTGAATTCTGGTTGTTTACTGTATTGGCAAAGTATTCCACATCCTTGTCGAGATTCTTGTGGTCCAAGCGCTTCATAATCACAGTTTCTATAGCCTCTTTCAGCTCCGAGATGTTTAGCACCATTCCGGTTCGCCGATCGATGGGACCGCGAACGGTTATCTCAACTGCAAAGATTACAAATGATTTTAAGTACATCTCTGAAGATATATTCAAACTTGTTGGGATAATCGCTGTCAAGTAATGCTTGAGTTCTTATGCTTAAGCTAATCACAAtctaaaattaattaactatTCGAATCAGTTAAGCACTTGCACCACATTATGCTCCTTCACAGCATTGCTCAATATCAATTCTCGGTTGGCAGTACATATTGATTGCCTTTGAGCGTTGAACTTGAATATGGTTTTGATAAGCGAGCTTGTCGGCCAAGGTTTTGCTATGGTTAGGCACTTTTTCGGTCTCAAATTACCAGTTTAGTGGGGTTATACCTGATTGAACCCAGTATGGCACTTTGCAGGTAATCAGGCGTTTATGTGCGTTTAAGGGGGTATTATTCACCTGTATAGTTGTGTCCGTGGCCGTGAAAATTGTTGCACTTTCCGAAGACTTCCAGATTCTCGGCATCGCTCAATTGGGGGCTAGGGAGGAAATAAGTGCAGCAATCGTTTTAAATTGAACCGAATTGGTTTGCAAACCGTGATTGAGTCAAGCAATTGAATGATTCAATTTGATTCAATCTAATTACCTATGAAGACGATGGCAGGCGCTGAAAGTTTCGCGACGGGTTAAGAAGGCAACAGGTTGCTGCGACATTTCTAGTCTATTTATACTATATCtgatctggatctggatgtggatgtggatgtggatgcggattTAAATCTGCGGCTGATCAGCTGCGCTCTTTGGCACTGTTATACAATGAATGCAAAACCTGCTTTCGAGCCGCTCTTATTTATATGGTACTTGGATCGGGGGAACAAGGAAATATAAGCCACAAATGCGACTACTGCGAAAATCACAGCACTCTCGGAACTAGTTTCTTCTGAACTTTTCGAGTTCGGCAAATGCAGCTGATTAGCGATTGATGTTCTCTCGATGAACTTTGCAAGTGCTTTTATGTGCTGCAGAGACAGGGGTTAGGGTGGTAAGGTTATGGTAACCAACTTATTTAGGCAAGGCGCTAACCTTTATTTGCTGTGgattttcaataatatttacttttgtCTACGTTGCTCTACAACAGCTGCTGCGGAATCGTCAAAGCAGCGCAATCGGTTATCGGCCAGAGATGAGAGGTTTTCCTTACAAGTGCGCAGTTTATTACCGTAACTGTTCTCAGTGATTCACATTAGCAGAAAATACGCactatatattttaataaataatatagcttTTGAAAATTTGGACACAAATAAATCGTTTTATGGAGACAATACGTTACAACATTTGCAATTATTGaaagttataaataaaagccaTCTGATggatacatttttatttataatgccctttatatcaaaatatattttttactttgTGTATTCTGAATGTGCTGTACATCCCTGGCGCGAagtggcgttgccagatcTCAGGTCGGTCACTGAAATCAACTGTGCCTTGTTATCGATCGACGCCCGTCACcagaaataaaataacaaacgaCGCCGCGCAATAATTCGAAACTCCTTACAGTTATTTAAAAAACGAGCGTAGAGCCcgaaataacaaaataaagatGAGCAACAAGAGCACACCGGTGCGCCAGCGCATCCAGCAGTTCCAGACGCGAGGAGTCCACAAATCCACGCCGGCGTCCGAGATGCGCAAGAAGATGCTGATGACGCGGACGGAGGATCGGGATCACCGTCCCGAGCAGC
This genomic window contains:
- the LOC120444993 gene encoding 6-pyruvoyl tetrahydrobiopterin synthase; its protein translation is MSQQPVAFLTRRETFSACHRLHSPQLSDAENLEVFGKCNNFHGHGHNYTVEITVRGPIDRRTGMVLNISELKEAIETVIMKRLDHKNLDKDVEYFANTPSTTENLAVYIWDNIRLQLKKPELLYEVKIHETPKNIISYRGPYPLNGIYNPINKRIAHDSCTNISSDSD